The following proteins are co-located in the Cryptosporidium parvum Iowa II chromosome 6, whole genome shotgun sequence genome:
- a CDS encoding Hsp60; GroEL-like chaperone (ATpase), predicted mitochondrial, with protein sequence MLLRSGINLYKSVEGSIGLRSAAIRFGMRYISSGKELSFGGKARKEMLKGANDLADAVGVTLGPRGRNVVIEQGFGEAPKITKDGVTVAKAIQFGKGSVNLGAQLLKNVAISTNEEAGDGTTTATVLARAIFKSGCEKVDAGLNPMDLLRGIKLGVEHVVNELDLLSQPVKSHDDILNVATISANGDSIVGSLIAQAYSKVGRHGTINIEEGNTTQSELEIVEGLKLDKGYISPYFITNQKYQKVELENPYILISQGKISSLKSILPILEFCISSRSPLLIIAEEIEGEALTALILNKLQLNLKVCAVKAPGFGDHRKQILEDISVSVGAKIIQEEFSNAKLDQMNSNQIQEFLGKCKSISVSKDETIITQGQGSPKDVKDTISLLKSQIEENQKLTDYDKEKLRERLARLTGRVALIKIGGYSDTEISELKDRFIDALNATKCAIEQGIVPGGGSALLWASRNLGKLYSQSPPPGKTLTPSQSSSNESNPIRNYDMAMGVKIVQDACKVPCHLISSNAGFDGSVIVGELVKVFSKGSKHFGFDAQTGQFVDMIESGILDPTKVVKSGLRDAASIASLMTTTQVSVFEPSNQSEKNNSSGSNSSESSSSFGSLPGDFY encoded by the coding sequence ATGTTGCTTCGGTCTGGTATAAATCTTTACAAGTCAGTTGAAGGTTCAATAGGGTTAAGAAGCGCTGCTATTAGGTTCGGAATGCGTTATATAAGCTCTGGTAAAGAGCTTAGTTTTGGAGGAAAAGCCAGGAAAGAAATGTTGAAGGGTGCAAACGACCTTGCAGATGCTGTAGGAGTGACTTTGGGACCGAGAGGTCGAAATGTCGTTATAGAGCAAGGATTTGGGGAAGCTCCAAAGATTACCAAAGATGGGGTCACAGTTGCAAAAGCAATTCAATTTGGTAAAGGCTCAGTGAATTTGGGTGCTCAGTTATTAAAGAATGTGGCAATATCAACAAACGAGGAGGCTGGTGATGGCACAACTACAGCCACCGTGTTAGCAAGAGCAATTTTCAAATCAGGTTGTGAGAAAGTTGATGCAGGATTAAATCCAATGGACCTACTTAGAGGAATCAAGCTTGGAGTTGAGCATGTGGTTAATGAATTGGATTTATTAAGCCAACCAGTAAAATCTCATGATGATATTTTGAATGTTGCTACAATTAGTGCAAATGGAGATTCTATTGTTGGATCTTTGATTGCTCAGGCTTATAGTAAAGTTGGTAGGCATGGtacaattaatattgagGAGGGGAATACTACACAAAGTGAGTTGGAGATTGTTGAGGGGTTAAAACTTGACAAGGGCTATATATCCCCATACTTTATTACAAATCAAAAGTACCAAAAAGTTGAATTGGAGAATCCATATATATTGATTTCACAAGGGAAGATATCATCTTTGAAGTCTATTCTCCCAATTCTAGAATTCTGTATCTCTTCCAGATCtcctttattaattattgctgaagaaattgaaggAGAAGCTTTAACAGctttgattttgaataaacTTCAACTCAATTTAAAAGTTTGTGCAGTAAAAGCTCCAGGGTTTGGGGATCATAGGAAGCAAATACTTGAGGATATCTCAGTCTCTGTTGGAGctaaaattattcaagaagAGTTCTCAAATGCAAAGCTTGATCAGATGAATTCTAATCAAATACAAGAATTCCTTGGTAAGTGTAAAAGTATTTCAGTCTCTAAAGATGAAACAATCATTACTCAAGGCCAAGGATCACCTAAAGACGTAAAAGATACTATTTCCTTACTTAAATCGCAAATTGAGGAAAATCAAAAGCTTACTGATtatgataaagaaaagcTTCGAGAAAGACTTGCAAGATTAACAGGCAGAGTTGCTTTAATTAAGATTGGTGGATATTCTGATACTGAGATTTCTGAGCTTAAGGATAGGTTTATCGATGCTTTGAATGCCACAAAGTGTGCAATAGAACAAGGAATTGTTCCAGGAGGTGGTTCTGCTTTGTTATGGGCATCTAGAAACCTTGgaaaattatattctcAAAGTCCTCCTCCTGGGAAAACTTTAACACCCTCTCAATCGTCATCAAATGAATCGAATCCTATTAGAAATTATGATATGGCAATGGGTGTTAAGATTGTTCAAGATGCATGCAAGGTACCTTGCCACCTCATTTCTTCTAATGCAGGTTTTGATGGTTCAGTTATCGTTGGAGAATTGGTTAAAGTCTTTTCTAAAGGAAGTAAGCACTTTGGTTTTGACGCTCAGACTGGTCAGTTTGTTGATATGATTGAAAGTGGTATTCTTGACCCTACAAAAGTTGTCAAATCTGGTCTGAGAGATGCTGCTAGTATTGCATCTTTGATGACTACAACACAAGTATCTGTATTCGAACCAAGTAATCAAtcagaaaagaataattccTCTGGATCAAATTCCTCCgaatcttcttcttcatttggTTCACTTCCTGGTGATTTTTACTAA
- a CDS encoding serine/threonine-protein kinase: MIFKIKSLLNLDRNGFLWVLVKTNIENDDLSVNYCLNNYAYNSSKEGFLGEGSYFRAYRGRKLFSFNKDSVGSILTTLKIGLLSCLKSHKVALVMENNQKIILSVYERVILEYLIMRKLNHSSIPRVLDLIEVPESNQIVLVHEYLPFQLMYWNRYGKFYSVINNSRRIMVYSEKISIIILYQLLVCVDYLHEHRIVHRDIKPENIFLTEKVDESDLICTFEDLNSLDEDEEDEDELFEEKCLWEDAPIFESTSGAKAEQIRLLRERDVEEEEEKTDFLGRSSLMQLLVLKEYMEYFKKDFPSTNKESDTALKFISKFQVKLSDFNSSIIVNDSGLIYDSEGSMLFTPPECFKLECTKDGIDGFKRDIWSIGCVMYCILNGSPPFFGQDTRELLRSIKENSENLVFNREGISLETRMLIQDMLCIDPINRISVKNAIERVRKMLN, encoded by the exons atgatttttaagattaaaagtttattaaatttagatAGAAATGGTTTTCTTTGGGTATTAGTTAAGacaaatatagaaaatgaCGATTTGAGTGTTAACTACTGCTTAAATAATTATGCCTACAATTCATCAAAGGAAGGATTCTTAGGTGAAGGTAGTTACTTTAGGGCATATAGGGGTAGGaaacttttttcttttaataagGATAGTGTTGGAAGTATCTTAACCACACTTAAAATAGGGTTATTATCATGTCTTAAATCTCATAAAGTTGCTTTGGTTATGGAAAATAACCAAAAGATAATTTTATCTGTGTATGAGAGGGTgattttggaatatttaataatgagaAAATTGAATCATTCCAGTATACCAAGAGTTCTTGACTTGATTGAGGTACCAGAATCGAATCAAATAGTGCTAGTTCATGAGTATCTACCTTTTCAGTTGATGTATTGGAATAGGTATGGTAAATTTTATAgtgtaattaataattctagAAGGATTATGGTTTATAGTGAGAagatttcaataataatattgtacCAATTACTTGTTTGTGTTGATTATTTACATGAACATAGAATTGTACATAGGGATATTAAGCCagaaaatatctttttaaCAGAAAAAGTTGATGAATCAGATTTGATTTGCACTTTTGAAGATCTGAATAGTTTGGATGAGGATGAGGAAGATGAGGATGAATTGTTTGAGGAAAAGTGTCTTTGGGAGGATGCTCCCATATTTGAGTCAACTTCAGGAGCAAAAGCTGAACAAATAAGATTATTAAGAGAAAGAGATgtggaagaagaagaagaaaaaacGGATTTCTTGGGGAGGAGCTCCTTAATGCAGTTATTGGTGCTCAAAGAATATATGGAATACTTCAAAAAAGACTTTCCTTCAACAAATAAGGAGTCTGATACCGCACTTAAGTTTATTTCCAAGTTCCAAGTAAAACTTTCCGATTTCAACTCATCTATTATAGTTAATGACTCTGGGTTGATATATGATTCTG AAGGATCTATGTTATTTACTCCTCCAGAGTGTTTTAAGTTGGAATGTACCAAAGATGGAATAGATGGATTTAAAAGAGATATTTGGTCAATAGGATGCGTTATGTATTGTATCTTGAATGGAAGCCCTCCATTTTTTGGACAAGATACAAGAGAACTTTTAAGATCCATAAAAGAGAACTCTGAAAACTTAGTTTTCAACCGAGAAGGAATATCATTGGAAACAAGAATGCTGATTCAAGATATGTTGTGTATAGATCcaattaatagaatttctGTCAAGAATGCGATTGAAAGAGTAAGAAAAAtgttgaattaa
- a CDS encoding peptidase of the alpha/beta-hydrolase fold, which translates to MTDFSEKNLEYRLDSSEQQAQGQGQGQGQGQTQNENKIPSGPIIATLCCLSALGLRGKVVSSFSFFPPKLSGLVLRDRDGSEIEFKKEYIRMRFGLEKITLRSVTNIEKRLEDLLVGERKADIFCTWLESGRSKIPISCISISPVHNGDGTREKIPVFIFSHGNATDIGSMLPWFVNLSLKLNAHVLAYDYRSYGLSKGKPTERGIYADIKAVYEYARDELNFPTDRIFLLGQSIGSAPTVHLARKLRKKLKKNTGAGTTSDKSNIDCNRSGLPLGGIIIQSGIASGLNALLAPDYKKDIPCDVFPNYRNIRKVPFPILILHGTNDQVIHISNSKKLFENAKENKFHPPVTTWWIEGANHNLPGPNPKKEYYQKIGAFINSVI; encoded by the coding sequence ATGACAGATTTTAGTGAAAAGAATTTGGAGTATAGGTTGGACAGTTCAGAACAGCAAGCACAAGGTCAGGGACAAGGACAAGGGCAAGGACAAACTCAGAACGAAAATAAGATTCCAAGTGGTCCCATAATAGCAACATTATGTTGCTTGTCAGCTTTGGGTTTGAGAGGAAAAGTGGTATCATCATTCTCATTCTTTCCTCCGAAATTGAGCGGTCTAGTATTGAGAGATCGAGATGGAAGCGAAATAGAGTTTAAGAAGGAGTATATACGCATGAGATTTGGGTTAGAAAAGATTACCTTAAGATCTGTGACTAATATAGAAAAGAGATTGGAAGATTTGTTAGTTGGAGAGAGAAAGGCTGATATTTTTTGTACTTGGTTGGAAAGTGGCAGATCAAAGATACCTATTTCTTGTATTAGTATATCCCCAGTTCATAATGGAGATGGTACTAGAGAAAAGATTCCAGTATTCATATTTAGTCATGGAAATGCGACAGATATTGGAAGCATGCTACCTTGGTTTGTAAATTTGAGCTTAAAGTTAAATGCGCATGTTTTAGCTTATGATTATAGATCATATGGACTTTCCAAAGGAAAACCGACAGAGAGAGGGATTTATGCAGATATCAAAGCAGTTTATGAATATGCAAGagatgaattaaattttccaACTGATCGAATTTTTCTGTTAGGACAAAGTATAGGTTCAGCTCCAACAGTACACCTTGCTAGAAAACTTAGGAAGAAGTTGAAAAAGAATACAGGTGCAGGAACAACTTCTGATAAATCCAATATTGATTGTAATAGGTCTGGGCTCCCTTTAGGaggaattattattcaatctGGAATAGCTTCGGGTTTAAATGCTCTTTTAGCTCCAGATTATAAGAAAGATATACCATGTGATGTATTTCCAAACTATAGGAATATTCGAAAAGTGCCATTTCCAATTCTTATTTTGCATGGAACTAATGACCAAGTTATTCATATTTCAAACTCTAAGAAGTTGTTTGAGAATGcgaaagaaaataaattccaTCCTCCAGTAACTACTTGGTGGATTGAGGGAGCTAACCATAATCTTCCAGGACCAAACCCCAAGAAAGAGTACTACCAAAAAATTGGTGCTTTTATTAACTCtgtaatttaa
- a CDS encoding phosphoprotein phosphatase 2A 65K regulatory chain-like with HEAT repeats, with amino-acid sequence MAKFSVASSSASSMERLSYDRSLLRSATESYSPLDRAIKYSNSKVVLQRLVLIREFIDICHDVGYSKATSTLLPILGRLIKDNDEDVRRGVLSILGDLVGFLVQSDLEKGYNVVLSTIIPIIKDVLKGDIQNTSISIKEAACHVGITLCSHLRHSDRVHSILSISLALANDLDNEDSRCLASWMLNGLAEYMGKDICMQFIVPQIKCLADDHSERVRMFTVMNLCEVIRITQSFSELFTVFKRLLLYDSKAVRKCAVKVIIGIFSSIKTIDSSDFSTFLIEILRNISDKDLINDINKQVGPLITLFRDPECVPREILDIYLAMGVSSEADENIVISDIDSKVSKTDEDSQVCNRQGTEEDDQASRDHIEKFGSRKSSATMDIQTKHEEISLLPFGSNLGLTFRELEFNGPSYFCSYSFASVFSRMGPNSWPEFSKLLAHLVESPHYSVRLPIAASMSLILATALSCGDRSHSHLIRSTSLLQNIPLSDSSNMSKSGTMDKERSEKSSAEIKKEKEFCNTIEKGADMFFNNINQEPAKCLLIGSPFKLPCSKGCHLRTDILPFLHDIIGKLLDDSDIYVKRAIFGCLSDIIKCLPHKEHVEPLIKKFPDLLNSCRIDWRCRNILANQIRKICIDLHLRNMEIRRHSETSQELFTGRFAQEYLSPVAFSLLLDPVSEVRKTAINSISSLLRISSPFLWHFFQNGGNVHDLPNPIHSPESTSGPKKDIQVISSVSTSSSSTSASSPTPSSSNPIDTSCSVTTVNVTGNSKSFESKEENKDLSSSISGSEKQNKDVNDILYKSFQPLYIHKQNSSIIYSSIYNFSPSSSKALRKGNGEITGSATNSEIINGFNGFISNNNYNQVQITNANFNDTYPKFSEKLRVLFSLDGENGNCKLFNELALIWCILKTFAISTKYHHRQEFIQMCDRFIRDIPRGFFYAYFLNPLILLASDPIRNVRSTWLRVIGPHIKDSGRLAQCANIVAACKLMSQSEFDKECNKYLTNIKFLPKNTLKRVEFLSVKDITEIIGRTANYDDILTWNQQPLIKHFNLYMEEVLGSLWCLDNVPGSSLHAFSNTNSIIRKPFYSSERCSDLTMEYEMMLLEVRPNSSPTNISSLAPVIASDTSSLEFGPSNIDLFSNSNALFSYRLGVCRRSSEFSENGSLSPNSTLDSETKTISKGDSSGILEFDSSSSKSSYSVNSLEILYRPGIPRSYSKFICPSGTDTSFQNITETESIVKIRRIPRKKTQRSHSQKLKQDKKQTSIVFDHKLHEATRNFFMVDIARAATDDLF; translated from the coding sequence ATGGCAAAATTCTCAGTAGCCAGTTCGTCGGCTTCTTCAATGGAGCGACTGAGCTACGATAGATCTTTACTAAGGAGTGCAACAGAAAGTTATTCTCCATTAGATAGAGCTATAAAGTATTCAAATTCGAAGGTTGTTCTACAACGGTTGGTTTTGATTAGAGAGTTTATAGATATTTGCCACGATGTTGGGTATTCCAAGGCGACGAGTACTTTGTTACCAATATTAGGGAGGTTAATTAAAGACAACGACGAGGATGTAAGGCGAGGAGTATTGAGTATTTTGGGTGATTTAGTTGGGTTTTTGGTACAATCTGATTTGGAAAAAGGTTACAATGTGGTTTTATCGACtattattccaataataaaggATGTTTTGAAGGGTGATATTCAAAATACAAGCATTTCTATTAAAGAGGCTGCTTGCCATGTTGGTATAACATTATGTTCCCATTTAAGGCATTCAGATAGAGTTCATTCCATTTTATCTATTAGTTTGGCTCTTGCGAATGACTTAGATAATGAGGACTCGAGATGTTTAGCATCTTGGATGTTGAATGGTTTAGCTGAGTATATGGGCAAAGatatttgcatgcaatttatAGTTCCTCAAATTAAATGTTTAGCAGATGATCACAGTGAGAGAGTCCGAATGTTTACAGTTATGAATCTTTGTGAGGTAATTCGAATTACTCAGAGCTTTTCAGAGCTATTTACAGTTTTCAAGCGTTTATTACTATATGACTCGAAAGCAGTTAGGAAATGTGCAGTAAAAGTGATTATTGGCATCTTCAGCAGCATAAAAACTATTGATAGCAGCGATTTTTCTACTTTCCTAATTGAGATTTTGAGGAATATATCTGATAAAGACCTTATCAACGATATAAACAAACAGGTTGGCCCtttaattactttatttaGGGACCCAGAATGTGTCCCAAGGGAGATTCTTGATATATATTTGGCTATGGGAGTGTCTTCTGAAGCAGATGAGAATATAGTGATCTCAGATATTGATTCCAAGGTCTCTAAAACGGATGAGGATAGTCAGGTTTGCAATAGACAGGGCACAGAAGAGGATGATCAGGCTTCTAGAGACCATATAGAGAAATTTGGCAGCAGAAAGTCATCTGCGACAATGGATATTCAAACAAAGCATGAGGAGATTTCTTTGCTTCCATTTGGGAGTAATTTGGGGCTAACATTTAGAGAGCTTGAGTTCAATGGACCATCTTACTTTTGCTCTTATAGCTTCGCCTCCGTGTTCTCACGTATGGGCCCCAACAGCTGGCCTGAGTTTTCTAAGCTTTTGGCTCATCTTGTTGAGAGCCCTCATTATTCAGTAAGGCTTCCAATTGCCGCTTCTATGTCTTTAATTCTAGCAACTGCACTTTCTTGTGGAGATAGATCTCATTCTCATCTTATTCGCTCCACTTCCTTGTTGCAGAATATTCCTTTATCAGATTCATCCAACATGAGTAAAAGCGGTACAATGGACAAGGAGAGAAGCGAGAAAAGTAGTGCAGAGattaagaaagaaaaagagtTTTGTAACACTATTGAAAAGGGAGCTGACATGTTctttaacaatattaatcaagaaCCTGCCAAATGTCTTCTAATAGGCTCCCCCTTCAAGCTTCCATGTTCCAAAGGCTGTCATCTTCGTACAGATATTCTACCATTCTTGCATGATATCATTGGGAAACTATTGGATGATAGCGACATCTATGTAAAAAGAGCCATATTTGGCTGTCTTTCAGACATAATTAAATGCCTTCCTCATAAGGAACACGTGGAACCACTCATTAAAAAGTTCCCTGACCTACTTAATTCTTGCCGAATTGACTGGAGATGCAGAAATATCTTAGCTAACCAGATCAGAAAGATTTGTATAGATCTCCACTTAAGGAATATGGAAATTAGGAGACATTCAGAGACTTCCCAGGAGCTTTTTACTGGAAGATTTGCTCAAGAATACTTATCCCCGGTAGCTTTTTCGCTACTTCTTGATCCAGTTTCTGAAGTTAGAAAAACTGCTATAAACAGTATTTCCTCTCTTTTAAGAATATCTTCACCGTTCCTTTGGCACTTCTTCCAAAATGGGGGTAATGTCCACGATCTTCCGAATCCAATTCATTCTCCAGAATCCACTTCTGGCCctaaaaaagatattcaGGTTATTTCATCAGTTTCCACGTCATCTTCATCTACTTCAGCTTCCTCACCAACTCCTTCCTCTTCCAATCCTATTGATACCTCTTGCTCCGTGACCACTGTGAATGTGACTGGAAACTCTAAATCCTTTGAATCAAAAGAGGAGAACAAAGatctttcttcttcaatcAGTGGCTCTGAAAAGCAAAATAAAGATGTTAATGATATCCTATATAAGAGTTTCCAACCGCTATATATTCATAAACAAAACTCGTCcataatatattcatctATTTATAACTTCTCCCCAAGTTCATCTAAGGCTTTAAGAAAGGGAAATGGAGAAATTACTGGTTCTGCTACTAATTCTGAAATTATCAATGGATTTAATGGATTTATtagcaataataattataatcaGGTCCAAATCACAAATGcaaattttaatgataCTTACCCCAAATTTTCAGAGAAACTTCGAGTATTGTTTTCTCTAGACGGAGAAAATGGTAACTGTAAGTTATTCAATGAATTAGCTCTAATTTGGTGTATCCTTAAAACATTTGCAATCTCAACCAAATACCATCATAGACAAGAGTTTATACAAATGTGTGATCGCTTTATTAGAGATATTCCTAGAGGATTCTTTTATGCCTATTTCCTTAATCCTCTCATATTACTTGCTTCTGATCCTATCAGAAATGTTCGATCCACATGGTTAAGAGTTATTGGACCTcatattaaagattctgGTAGATTGGCGCAATGTGCTAATATTGTTGCAGCTTGTAAGCTTATGAGCCAATCAGAATTTGACAAAGAATGCAACAAATACTTAACGAATATCAAATTCTTACCAAAGAATACCCTAAAACGGGTAGAGTTTCTATCAGTTAAAGATATTACAGAGATTATTGGCCGTACTGCCAATTATGATGATATCCTTACTTGGAATCAGCAACCTTTAATCAAACATTTCAATCTTTATATGGAAGAAGTATTAGGATCTCTATGGTGTCTTGATAATGTGCCAGGTTCAAGTCTACATGCATTCTCCAATACCAattctattattagaaaGCCATTTTACTCTTCTGAGCGTTGTTCTGACCTCACAATGGAGTATGAAATGATGCTTCTTGAAGTAAGACCCAACTCATCTCCCACGAATATATCATCTTTAGCACCAGTAATCGCTTCCGATACAAGCAGTTTAGAATTTGGACCATCAAAcattgatttattttccaATAGCAATGCATTATTCTCATATAGACTTGGAGTTTGTAGAAGATCATCCGAATTTTCCGAGAATGGTTCATTATCACCCAATTCAACTCTTGATTCAGAAACAAAGACCATATCCAAGGGAGATTCATCTGGCATTTTGGAATTTGACTCCtcatcttcaaaatcttcttATTCTGTCAATTCCTTAGAAATACTATATAGACCAGGAATACCTAGAAGttattccaaatttatCTGTCCTTCAGGAACAGATACCTCCTTCCAGAATATAACTGAAACAGAGTCAATTGTTAAAATTCGGAGAATCCCAAGAAAAAAGACGCAAAGAAGCCATTCCCAGAAGCTAAAACAAGATAAGAAACAAACTTCTATAGTATTTGATCATAAACTACACGAAGCTACTAGGAACTTCTTTATGGTCGATATTGCTAGAGCTGCAACTGATGATCtattttaa